The DNA window GCCGGAAAAGGACATGGTGAAACGCTGGGGCGCCTTGTTCACACCCAACATCTATTTCCTGCCGCAAGAGGTGCCCGACACCCTGACCGCCGCGCAGGCAGCAGTGGCCAACATGCCGGGCGCCTTTGGCAAGGGGACAACATTCAACATGTTGAATTGGGTGGTTGAAAAGGGGTACGAAGAAAGCGAACCTTTCCAAAAGTACCACGCCCGCAAGCTGGAAGAGCAGAAAGGTTGAGCCTTTCTGCGGGCGCGAAAGAAATGTTCGCCAGTTTCTGCATGTGCGAACAGATATAAAAATTCATGTAGTTGAATTTGATATTGCGATAACGCCACAGTGTGCATTAGTGTGCAACGAACGACGGATAAGAATCGTCTGAGGGAGGATACATGAAACGCGCACTCATCTTGACGCTTTGCACCGCTTTTGGCGCGACTGCGGTTGCAGCCGGCGAGGTAAAGCCTGCAGACGTTGTTTATGAAGACGGGGTGGTGAACGCCTCGTTGACAGGACAGGCGGGCGATGCGGCCAACGGTCGAAAGGTCTTTGCAAATCGCAAGCAAGGGAACTGCCTGGCATGCCACGCAAACTCTGACATGCCGGAAGAGGGGTTCCACGGCGAAGTTGGCCCCATGATGGACGGCGTCGGTGAACGCTGGACCGAGGCGGAACTGCGCGGCATCGTATCCAATTCCAAGATGGTTTTTGAGGGCACGATCATGCCGGCCTTCTACATCGACAGCGGCTATGAACGTCCGCTGGATAAATTCGCAGGCCAAAGCATTCTTTCGGCGCAGCAGGTCGAAGACATCATCGCCTATCTGATGACGTTGAAAGACAGCTGACGCCCCCGAACCTAGGAGAACATCATGAAACTAACTCGGCGCAATCTGCTGATCCTGAGCTCGGCCGGTGTTGCGGCCACGGCCATGGGGTCGCTGCCTGCATTCGCCTCGCTGACAGACGATGAAATCGCCAAGCTGACCGGCGGTGCAGAATTGGGTGAGGGTGCAATCACCATCACGGCCCCTGAAATCGCGGAAAACGGAAACACCGTACCGATTGAGGTAAGCGCACCCGGCGCGGTCGCGATCACGCTCTTTGCGGATGGCAACCCGGTTCCCAACGTTGCGACCTTTAACTTTGGTCCCCTGGCCGCGTCGCGCAGCGCGTCGACCCGCATTCGTCTGGCGTCGACACAGAACGTTGTGGCGATCGCCAAGATGGAAGACGGCTCGTTCCAGAAGGCATCGGCCAACGTCAAGGTAACCATCGGCGGCTGCGGCGGCTGACCCGGAACACGAGGAGAAACAACATGGCATCTGGTGTAAAACCCCGCGTCAAAGTCCCCAAGTCGGCTGCTGCTGGCGAAGCGATCACCATCAAGACCCTGATCAGCCACAAGATGGAAAGCGGTCAGCGCAAGGACGATGATGGCAACGTCATCCCGCGCTCGATCATCAACCGCTTCACGGCCGAGTTCAACGGCGAGAGCGTGATCGACGTAACGCTGGAACCGGCGATCTCGACAAACCCCTATTTCCAGTTCGAGGCAACCGTGCCTGAATCCGGTGAGTTCAAGTTCACTTGGTATGACGACGACGGCTCGGTCTACGACACAAGCAAGAAGATCAAAGTCCAGTAACAAAAACGGACGATCTCGCCAGGGAGGAGGGACCGAAATGACCAAGAAACTGTGGGCTACATTTGCACTCATAAGCCTAGGCACATCTGCCGCCGCACAGGACAGCAACTCTTTGTCCATCGACGGAGAGGCAATGGTGACCGAAGTTGCCGCACCGGCGCATATGGAAAACGTCGATACGATCTATTCGGGTTGGCGTTTCCGTTCTGCCGAAACGCAGGCGCTGGAGATGGATGACTTCGACAACCCCGCGTTTGTCTTTGTCGAGCAGGCCGAGGACCTGTGGGACAAGGTGGACGGAGCGGCTGGCAAGGCGTGTTCGTCCTGCCACGAGGATGTCGCGGATTTCGCGGGCCTGCGCACGCAACTGCCACGCGTTGACGATGGCGAGTTGGTCACGATGGAAAATCTGATCAACGAATGCCGGACCGAGCGTATGGAAGCCGAGCCTTGGAAGTGGTCCAAGGGCAATATGACCGCAATGACGGCACTGATCGGGGTTCAATCCCGTGGCATGCCGATGAACGTGGCCATCGACGGCGATGCGGCACCGTTCTGGGAAAAGGGTAAAGAGCTCTATTACACCCGTGTTGGTCAGCTGGATATGGCCTGTTCGAACTGCCACGAAGACAACTATGGCATGATGATCCGTGCGGACCATCTGAGCCAGGGGCAGGTCAACGGATTCCCGACCTATCGTCTGAAAAATGCCAAGCTGAACTCGATCCATGGTCGTTTCAAGGGCTGCATGAAGAACATCCGCGCAACCCCGTTCAAGGAGGGCGGCGATGAGTTCAAGGCGCTCGAGCTCTACCTTGCATCGCGCGGGCAGGGCCTGTCTGTCGAAACCCCGTCGGTACGTAACTGACCTGACTGTGGCCCCGTGCCTTTTGGGTGCGGGGCTCTTTTCCACATATTAAATTCATACATGCGCATATGTAATGAAAGAGGTGCACATGATTTCGCGGCGGGATTTCCTACAGGTTGGCATGGCGGCTTCGGCCATTGTCGGGGCGTCGGGTTTTGGCAACTGGGCCAGGTTGGCGGCGCAGCAGAAGCTGACACAGGATCAGTTGCTGGAGTTTGATACCTTCGGGAATGTCTCGCTGATCCACATCACCGACATTCACGCGCAGCTCAAGCCGATCTATTTCCGCGAACCCTCGGTCAATCTGGGCGTTGGCGGCAACAAGGGCGCGGTGCCCCATGTGACCGGTGCCGACTTCCGCAAGCTTTATGGTATCGCGGATGGCTCGCCCAGCCATTATGCGCTCAGCTCGGGCGACTTTTCGGCGCTGGCGGACATGTATGGCCGCGTTGGCGGATTGGATCGGGTAGCAACTGTGGTCAAGGCGATCCGCGCGGATCGGCCCGACGCCATTCTGCTGGACGGTGGTGACACCTGGCACGGCTCTTACACCTGCTATCACACCCAAGGGCAGGACATGGTCAATGTCATGAACGCCCTGAACCCCGATGCCATGACCTTCCATTGGGAGTTCACGCTGGGATCGGAGCGGGTGAACGAACTGGTCGAAAGCCTGCCGTTTGCTGCCCTTGGCCAGAACATCTTTGATGCTGAATGGGACGAACCCACTGATCTGTTCCCGCCCTACAAGATGTTTGAACGCGGCGGCTCCAAGATTGCCGTCATCGGGCAAGCCTT is part of the Falsiruegeria litorea R37 genome and encodes:
- the soxX gene encoding sulfur oxidation c-type cytochrome SoxX; the encoded protein is MKRALILTLCTAFGATAVAAGEVKPADVVYEDGVVNASLTGQAGDAANGRKVFANRKQGNCLACHANSDMPEEGFHGEVGPMMDGVGERWTEAELRGIVSNSKMVFEGTIMPAFYIDSGYERPLDKFAGQSILSAQQVEDIIAYLMTLKDS
- the soxY gene encoding thiosulfate oxidation carrier protein SoxY, translating into MKLTRRNLLILSSAGVAATAMGSLPAFASLTDDEIAKLTGGAELGEGAITITAPEIAENGNTVPIEVSAPGAVAITLFADGNPVPNVATFNFGPLAASRSASTRIRLASTQNVVAIAKMEDGSFQKASANVKVTIGGCGG
- the soxZ gene encoding thiosulfate oxidation carrier complex protein SoxZ — encoded protein: MASGVKPRVKVPKSAAAGEAITIKTLISHKMESGQRKDDDGNVIPRSIINRFTAEFNGESVIDVTLEPAISTNPYFQFEATVPESGEFKFTWYDDDGSVYDTSKKIKVQ
- the soxA gene encoding sulfur oxidation c-type cytochrome SoxA, whose amino-acid sequence is MTKKLWATFALISLGTSAAAQDSNSLSIDGEAMVTEVAAPAHMENVDTIYSGWRFRSAETQALEMDDFDNPAFVFVEQAEDLWDKVDGAAGKACSSCHEDVADFAGLRTQLPRVDDGELVTMENLINECRTERMEAEPWKWSKGNMTAMTALIGVQSRGMPMNVAIDGDAAPFWEKGKELYYTRVGQLDMACSNCHEDNYGMMIRADHLSQGQVNGFPTYRLKNAKLNSIHGRFKGCMKNIRATPFKEGGDEFKALELYLASRGQGLSVETPSVRN